In Amaranthus tricolor cultivar Red isolate AtriRed21 chromosome 3, ASM2621246v1, whole genome shotgun sequence, a single window of DNA contains:
- the LOC130807894 gene encoding protein ACCELERATED CELL DEATH 6-like, with amino-acid sequence MAYSNNGANSIVYEAINNRDEGGLQSILEKQPDLLKSTDENGLTPLSYAASKGYVEMVVFLLKRFPESKKHLNKDYSYPIHKACLGGHINVLTEFYNNSGKSIFTCDGQGRTVLHLAAKERGNKLKEVVIYLLSLPENKQLRLIRDENYKTPLDLAINSANHVVEQLFN; translated from the exons ATGGCGTATTCAAACAATGGAGCAAACTCAATTGTATATGAGGCAATTAACAATCGAGATGAAG GAGGACTACAAAGCATACTAGAAAAACAGCCTGATTTACTCAAGTCTACCGATGAAAATGGATTAACTCCTCTATCTTATGCTGCCTCTAAGggttatgttgaaatggttgtcTTCCTTCTCAAAAGATTTCCCGAATCAAAAAAACACCTAAATAAAGATTATTCATATCCAATTCACAAGGCATGTCTAGGAGGTCATATTAACGTCTTAACGGAGTTCTATAATAATTCCGGCAAATCGATATTTACTTGTGATGGACAAGGGCGAACAGTTCTACATTTAGCAGCTAAAGAACGCGGTAATAAGTTGAAGGAAGTAGTCATCTACTTGTTGAGTCTTCCGGAGAACAAACAACTTAGGCTCATACGAGATGAAAACTATAAAACTCCCTTGGATTTGGCTATAAACAGTGCAAATCATGTAGTGGAACAACTTTTTAATTAA
- the LOC130807356 gene encoding protein ACCELERATED CELL DEATH 6-like — MAKKFKILRLSTPSFTIPLQNSDPFPFEIITSTKGKTLIPRIMDTNISVYPIRIDVHLDSQRRSSNNIIRPASCEPGDMDLHNAASNGNLKRAEEAVHRNKELLWKIDSPTGNIPLHIAVQNGHKEVATYLIEKYPQGCYTMNYTKISPLYLAVVQQPVDLSLINTMFHELGRDERIVHHLQQGKSIIRPAIQNNNQELLKTTFKYQPDLMKRWDEEGLTPLSYAATNGLVNMVGFILKNYPKTIKYQNKDKSYPIHKACLGGHVEIIKMFYSKHPKSLVNEDGRGRTIMHLSAKQHGNKLMNVVNYLLTLKEAQFLLNTQDENGCTPLALAISNRNDRVQALIQNTINMLS, encoded by the exons ATGGCAAAAAAGTTTAAGATTTTGAGATTAAGTACACCCTCTTTCACAATTCCTCTTCAAAATTCTGATCCATTCCCCTTTGAAATTATCACTTCCACAAAAGGCAAAACCCTAATTCCACGAATCATGGATACAAATATTTCTGTTTATCCAATTAGAATTGATGTCCATTTGGATTCTCAAAGGAGAAGTTCTAACAATATTATCAGACCTGCTAGTTGTGAGCCTGGTGATATGGACCTACACAACGCAGCAAGTAACGGGAATCTTAAAAGAGCCGAGGAGGCGGTTCATCGAAATAAGGAGTTGTTATGGAAAATAGACTCTCCAACGGGAAATATACCTTTACACATCGCTGTGCAAAATGGGCATAAAGAGGTTGCGACTTATTTGATTGAGAAATACCCACAAGGGTGTTACACCATGAATTACACTAAGATATCCCCGCTTTATTTGGCCGTGGTGCAACAACCTGTGGATTTATCCTTGATAAATACCATGTTTCATGAGTTGGGTAGAGATGAACGGATAGTTCATCATTTACAACAAGGAAAATCAATTATACGTCCTGCCATTCAAAACAACAATCAAG AATTGCTGAAAACCACATTCAAGTATCAACCAGATCTAATGAAGCGTTGGGATGAAGAGGGCTTGACTCCTCTATCTTATGCTGCAACCAATGGATTAGTTAACATGGTGGGCTTCATCCTTAAAAACTATcccaaaacaataaaatacCAAAACAAAGATAAATCGTACCCAATTCACAAGGCATGTCTCGGAGGCCATGTTGAGATTATAAAGATGTTTTATTCAAAACACCCGAAATCATTGGTGAATGAAGATGGTCGTGGAAGAACTATCATGCATTTATCCGCTAAACAACACGGTAACAAGTTGATGAATGTTGTTAACTATTTGTTGACCTTAAAAGAAGCTCAGTTTCTACTTAACACGCAAGATGAAAATGGATGTACGCCGTTGGCTTTGGCCATTTCCAACAGAAACGATAGGGTTCAAGCTTTAATCCAAAACACCATCAACATGCTTTcataa